Proteins from a single region of Leptospiraceae bacterium:
- a CDS encoding Hpt domain-containing protein, producing the protein MIDLSYFIQISGNKPSFLLRVMNIFIEETPNDLEDLELNFRESNYQKVKEISHKLKGLFQSYKLSELVDYTLRLESDAKQGKFSEESEIVLNEIIKLYSLIRLEMIKLTEEYKS; encoded by the coding sequence ATGATCGATTTGTCTTATTTCATTCAGATTTCAGGAAATAAACCAAGTTTTTTACTTCGAGTAATGAATATTTTTATTGAAGAAACACCCAATGATTTGGAAGACTTGGAACTTAATTTTAGAGAATCTAATTACCAAAAGGTAAAAGAAATAAGTCATAAATTGAAGGGATTATTTCAAAGTTATAAATTATCTGAACTTGTTGATTACACTCTTAGATTAGAATCTGATGCTAAACAGGGTAAGTTTTCGGAAGAGAGTGAAATTGTGTTAAATGAAATTATAAAATTATATTCATTAATTCGTCTAGAAATGATAAAGCTAACGGAAGAATACAAGTCTTAA